Genomic segment of Thermodesulfobacteriota bacterium:
TGGTCCTCGAGCCAGGCCGCGTCCTCGTGGGGAACGCCGGCGTGCTGGTCGCCCGGGTCCTCTACACGAAGACGGCGCCCGTCGCGGCGGGGCGGGGGAAGCGGCACTTCTTCATCGTCGACGCGGCCATGAACGACCTGGCCCGGCCGTCGTTGTACGGCTCTTACCACGCGATCGTCCCCGTCGGGAAGGCGCGGCCCGGGCGGGTGACCGCCGACGTCGTCGGGCCCATCTGCGAATCGGGCGATTTCCTCGCGAAGGACCGGATGCTGCCGCCGTACAAGGCGGGGGACCTGCTCGCGGTGATGAGCGCGGGGGCGTACGGGTTCTCCATGTCCTCGAACTACAACAGCCGCCCCCGGGCCGCCGAGGTGATGGTGTCGGGGGGCCGCTGGGAGGTCGTCCGGGAGCGGGAAACGGTCCGGGACGTGGTCCGCGGCGAGCGGACCGCCTCGTTCCTCGCGCGCGGGAAGGGCGGGGGAAACTGATCCGCCATTGGAACGCCGCGGCGGGTTCTGGTAGGATGAAGAGATATCCGGAAAGGAACGCAGGATGACGCGCGAAGGGATCCCCTTCTCGAAAATCAACGGGAGCGGGAACGATTTCCTGTTGATCGACAACCGCGGCGGCGCGATGGAGGGGATCGACCGTCCCGCGTTCGCGTCGAAGGTCTGCGACCGCGCGCGGTCCGTGGGCGCCGACGGCGTCATCGTCGTCGAGCCGTCGGAGAAGGCCGACTTCCGCTGGGACTTCTACAACGCCGACGGCTCCCGCGCCGAGATGTGCGGCAACGGCGGCCGCTGCGCCGCCCGTTTCGCCTGCGCGCGGAAGATCGCCGGCGCGGAGATGTCCTTCGAGACGACGGCGGGGATCATACGCGCCTCCGTCTCGGGCCGCCGCGTGAAGCTGCAGATGACGGCCCCCAGGGGGCTCGCGCTCGACCGGACGCTGACGCTGGACGGGAAGGAGTTCGTCTACTCCTTCCTCGACACCGGTGTCCCCCACGCGGCGCTGTTCGTGCCCGATATCGACCATGTCGACGTGGCCGGCATCGGCCGGGGGATCCGGCGGCACGAGGCCTTCGCCCCGCGGGGGACCAACGTCAATTTCGTGCAGGTGAGGGAAGGGCTGTTGCACGTCCGGACCTACGAGCGGGGCGTGGAGGGGGAGACGCTCGCCTGCGGGACCGGCGCGGTGGCAAGCGCCATCCTTGCGTCGCTCAAGGGGATCGCTTCGCCGCCGGTGACCGTGCGCACGAGCGGGGGGGAGATGCTGACCGTGCATTTCGACGCGAAGGCGGAGGATTTCGGGGTGGTGTACCTCGAAGGGGACACCTCCTGGAGCTGCGACGGCACGCTGTTCGAGGAAGCGCACCGCTACTGAGAGCGGAAAGATCCGATCAAGGGGGTAACGATGTTCCACGGGGCGATCGTCGCGATTGTCACGCCGTTCCGGAACGGGAAGCTCGACGCGCCGGCGTTGCGGAAGCTGGTGGAGTTCCAGGTCCGGAACGGGACCTCCGGGATCGTCCCGTGCGGCACGACGGGCGAGTCCGCGACCCTCTCCTTCGAGGAGCACGAGAAGGTCATCGACGTCGTGATCGAGGCGGCGAAGGGGCGCGTCCCCGTGATCGCGGGGACCGGCTCGAACAACACGAAGGAGGCGATCGTCCTCACCCGCTACGCGAAGAAGGCGGGGGCCGACGCCGCGCTCGTCATCACGCCGTACTACAACAAGCCCACGCAGAAGGGGCTCGTCGCCCACTTCCGGGCGGTGGCCGAATCGGTGGACATCCCGATCGTCCTCTACAACGTGCCCGGCCGCACGGGCGTGAACATGCTTCCGGATACGGTGGCGCGCCTCGCCGAGGTGAAGAACATCGTCGGGATCAAGGAGGCGTCGGGCAACCTCTCCCAGATCTGCGAGATCCTCCGGACGGCGCCGAAGGGCTTCTGCGTCCTTTCGGGCGACGATGCGCTGTACTATCCCATGCTCGCCCTGGGGGCGAAGGGGGTCATCTCCGTGGTGTCCAACGTGGCCCCGAAGGAGATGGC
This window contains:
- the dapF gene encoding diaminopimelate epimerase — encoded protein: MTREGIPFSKINGSGNDFLLIDNRGGAMEGIDRPAFASKVCDRARSVGADGVIVVEPSEKADFRWDFYNADGSRAEMCGNGGRCAARFACARKIAGAEMSFETTAGIIRASVSGRRVKLQMTAPRGLALDRTLTLDGKEFVYSFLDTGVPHAALFVPDIDHVDVAGIGRGIRRHEAFAPRGTNVNFVQVREGLLHVRTYERGVEGETLACGTGAVASAILASLKGIASPPVTVRTSGGEMLTVHFDAKAEDFGVVYLEGDTSWSCDGTLFEEAHRY
- the dapA gene encoding 4-hydroxy-tetrahydrodipicolinate synthase, coding for MFHGAIVAIVTPFRNGKLDAPALRKLVEFQVRNGTSGIVPCGTTGESATLSFEEHEKVIDVVIEAAKGRVPVIAGTGSNNTKEAIVLTRYAKKAGADAALVITPYYNKPTQKGLVAHFRAVAESVDIPIVLYNVPGRTGVNMLPDTVARLAEVKNIVGIKEASGNLSQICEILRTAPKGFCVLSGDDALYYPMLALGAKGVISVVSNVAPKEMAQIYGAFAAGDTERARDLHFKLWPLMQVLFVETNPIPVKTAAAMMGLIREEFRLPLCGMSDANRKALAKVLSDLKIA